The Pirellulales bacterium genome includes a region encoding these proteins:
- a CDS encoding efflux RND transporter periplasmic adaptor subunit has translation MATLADSLVSSAARPLSVRVRPDLEVTKQRYQGRQYWIIKDPVGLNYFRFQEEEFALLNWLDGQSSLDELRNRFEKQFAPQKITLEELGRLIGMLHQSGLVIAAMPGQGKQLLNRRWERKKKEILGALSNILAIRFKGIDPERILNWLNPKFGWIFTRPAFILWLLTFLSALSLVMVQFDTFQQKLPSFHKFFGPENWFVLAAAMGITKVLHEFGHGLSCKHFGGECHEMGVMVLVLTPCLYCNVSDSWMLPNKWHRAFIGAAGMYVEIFLASIATFIWWFSQPGLLNNVALSTIFVCSVSTVVFNGNPLLRYDGYYILSDLLEIPNLRQKATTILTRKLGSWCLGLEQQDDPFLPKRNQMMFAVYSVAASIYSWVVVFSILFFLYKVFKPHRLEIIGQMIAAMSLVGLVVRPLWKMGKFFYVPGRTDQVKKPRMFATLALVCAAIGVIVFFPFPYRVYSAFEIQPHRAEHVYVKDVEGELTAVSVEAGQKVTAGMQLAQLRSIDLELKEAELKGQLEQDLVRLKMLRDRRQLDPNAEFEIGLVEKSRQTVEEQLVELQEDMQRLTLIAGRDGVIIPPPAAPEKPSPDGRLSKWHGTPLEKRNLNSTLSPGTMFCQIGDPRKFDAILVVDQAEIEMIRAGQRVEMMLEEMPGEKLEGVVSAIAPEEMKVAPRHLSNEGGGSLATKTDPSGVQRPASTYYQVEVPLDDPDGMLLVGLKGEARIDAGKHSLGWRLWRFLKQTFHFRL, from the coding sequence ATGGCCACCCTTGCCGACAGTCTCGTATCCAGCGCCGCCAGGCCGTTGTCGGTGCGCGTACGGCCCGATTTGGAGGTGACCAAGCAACGCTATCAAGGGCGGCAGTACTGGATCATCAAAGATCCTGTCGGCCTGAACTATTTCCGCTTCCAAGAGGAAGAGTTTGCCCTACTCAATTGGCTCGACGGCCAAAGCAGTCTCGACGAATTGCGGAATCGATTTGAAAAACAATTCGCGCCGCAAAAAATCACGCTTGAGGAACTGGGCCGGCTGATCGGCATGTTGCACCAGAGCGGACTGGTGATTGCCGCCATGCCAGGGCAAGGCAAGCAGCTATTGAATCGTCGCTGGGAACGAAAGAAGAAAGAGATTCTCGGAGCGCTATCGAATATCTTGGCGATCCGCTTTAAAGGAATCGACCCCGAGCGAATCCTCAATTGGCTGAATCCCAAGTTCGGCTGGATCTTTACCAGGCCGGCGTTCATCCTCTGGCTGCTGACATTTCTATCGGCCCTGTCGCTGGTGATGGTGCAGTTCGATACGTTTCAACAAAAGCTGCCGTCGTTCCATAAGTTCTTTGGACCGGAGAACTGGTTTGTTTTAGCCGCGGCCATGGGCATTACCAAGGTTCTGCATGAGTTCGGTCACGGCTTGTCGTGCAAACACTTCGGCGGCGAATGCCACGAAATGGGCGTCATGGTGCTGGTGCTCACGCCTTGCTTGTACTGCAACGTGTCGGATTCTTGGATGCTGCCCAACAAATGGCACCGAGCCTTTATCGGCGCTGCCGGAATGTACGTCGAGATTTTTCTGGCATCGATCGCCACATTCATCTGGTGGTTTAGTCAGCCGGGGCTGCTCAACAACGTGGCGCTGAGCACCATATTCGTCTGCTCAGTCAGCACCGTGGTGTTCAACGGCAACCCGCTATTGCGTTATGACGGCTATTACATTTTGTCAGACCTGCTGGAGATTCCTAACCTGCGGCAGAAGGCCACGACGATTCTCACGCGAAAGCTCGGCAGTTGGTGCCTGGGACTGGAGCAGCAGGATGATCCGTTCTTGCCAAAGCGGAACCAGATGATGTTCGCTGTTTATTCCGTGGCGGCCTCGATCTACAGTTGGGTAGTTGTATTTTCAATCTTGTTTTTCCTTTACAAAGTTTTTAAGCCCCATCGATTGGAAATCATCGGACAGATGATCGCCGCCATGTCGTTGGTCGGCCTGGTCGTGCGGCCGCTGTGGAAAATGGGAAAATTCTTTTATGTGCCGGGGAGGACCGATCAAGTGAAAAAGCCGCGCATGTTTGCCACGCTGGCGCTCGTCTGCGCCGCAATCGGAGTGATCGTGTTCTTTCCGTTTCCGTACCGCGTGTATAGCGCCTTTGAAATCCAGCCGCATCGGGCAGAGCATGTCTATGTCAAGGACGTCGAAGGAGAGCTGACTGCGGTTTCCGTCGAAGCCGGCCAAAAAGTCACGGCGGGCATGCAATTGGCGCAACTGCGCAGCATCGACTTGGAACTCAAAGAGGCCGAACTCAAAGGTCAATTGGAACAGGATTTAGTTCGGCTGAAAATGTTGCGCGATCGGCGGCAATTAGATCCCAATGCCGAATTTGAGATCGGACTGGTCGAAAAATCGCGACAAACAGTCGAGGAGCAACTGGTCGAGTTGCAGGAAGATATGCAAAGGCTAACACTGATTGCCGGGCGCGATGGAGTTATTATCCCGCCACCCGCAGCACCAGAGAAGCCCTCGCCTGATGGGCGACTGTCCAAGTGGCACGGCACGCCGCTGGAAAAACGAAATCTGAATAGCACACTTTCTCCCGGCACGATGTTTTGCCAAATTGGCGATCCCAGGAAGTTCGATGCGATTCTCGTCGTCGATCAGGCCGAAATCGAAATGATCCGCGCAGGCCAGCGCGTCGAAATGATGCTCGAGGAAATGCCCGGTGAAAAACTCGAGGGAGTGGTATCCGCCATCGCGCCGGAAGAGATGAAAGTTGCCCCGCGCCACCTGAGCAACGAAGGGGGCGGCTCGTTGGCGACTAAAACCGATCCTTCCGGCGTGCAGCGTCCGGCCAGCACCTATTACCAGGTTGAAGTGCCGCTCGACGATCCCGATGGCATGCTCTTGGTCGGCCTGAAAGGCGAAGCCCGCATCGACGCCGGCAAGCACTCGCTTGGCTGGAGATTGTGGCGATTCCTAAAACAGACATTCCACTTCAGGTTGTAA
- a CDS encoding HlyD family efflux transporter periplasmic adaptor subunit, giving the protein MKTRFSMLVLFLGVVSAAHAQPNSDTLIVPDCRVQPVSITGQAQVPAEEAGRITTINVREGIHVRTGDLLATIDDAQAQKQKQVAIAEHRAAKQKADSDIDILHADAAAKVAEYDYRHSDEANQKTPGAVSQVEMEQKKFQWKRALYAIQQAKNEQIVNSFTADAKLAEAEAADVGIQRRKITSPIDGVVQQVKPSLGEWVKPGDTVFRIIRMDRLRVDGYVDHKDASPGQLIDRPVVVEVELVGGQKATFTGNIVFVDPEVTATGQRVHAEIDNRQDNGGHWLLRPGIGMKPTMTIQLR; this is encoded by the coding sequence ATGAAAACTCGATTTTCGATGTTGGTCCTGTTCCTTGGCGTCGTTTCCGCGGCCCATGCGCAGCCCAACTCGGACACGCTGATCGTTCCTGACTGCCGCGTGCAGCCGGTTTCGATCACCGGTCAAGCGCAAGTTCCCGCCGAAGAGGCCGGACGGATTACGACGATCAACGTTCGCGAAGGAATTCATGTGCGCACGGGCGACCTGCTGGCAACGATTGATGACGCCCAAGCTCAAAAGCAAAAGCAAGTCGCCATTGCCGAGCATCGCGCCGCCAAACAAAAGGCCGACAGCGATATCGATATTTTGCATGCGGATGCCGCGGCAAAGGTGGCCGAATACGATTATCGTCATTCGGATGAAGCGAACCAGAAAACTCCCGGCGCAGTCAGCCAAGTCGAAATGGAGCAGAAGAAGTTTCAATGGAAACGCGCGCTGTATGCCATTCAACAAGCGAAAAACGAGCAGATCGTGAATAGCTTCACCGCCGACGCCAAGCTGGCGGAAGCCGAAGCGGCCGATGTCGGCATCCAACGGCGCAAGATTACCTCCCCCATCGACGGCGTCGTGCAGCAAGTGAAGCCCAGCCTCGGCGAGTGGGTCAAACCCGGCGATACGGTCTTTCGCATCATCCGCATGGATCGGCTTCGCGTCGATGGCTACGTCGATCACAAAGACGCCAGTCCAGGTCAATTGATCGATCGGCCCGTGGTCGTCGAAGTCGAACTGGTCGGCGGCCAGAAAGCGACATTCACGGGCAACATCGTCTTTGTCGACCCCGAAGTCACTGCGACAGGCCAGCGCGTGCATGCCGAAATCGATAATCGCCAAGACAATGGCGGACACTGGCTGCTGCGCCCCGGCATCGGCATGAAACCCACGATGACGATTCAACTTCGCTAA
- a CDS encoding HlyD family efflux transporter periplasmic adaptor subunit, whose amino-acid sequence MSTEQSYQPEAVDQTRQQIRGLVREIESLARSEVTPEEFYEGFLHRIVAALAAIGGAVWTFDDDGHLTLSSHLNLGETGLVEKPEDQQRHGKLLRKILDGGQDAIVQPQYTNPEDDVANPTDLLLVCGILKSDQEVRGLVEVFQRTGSRAAVQRGYLTFVKQMCEVAEDFLKTRQLRLFTDRQAIWTQLEQFTRVAHSSLEPRAAAYAIANEGRRLIESDRVSIAIRRGGRCSIEAVSGQETFDKRSNTVVLLGKLATVVVKAGEPLWYLGDTRDLAPQIEEAVEAYVDESHSKNIVVLPLAKPRDEEEIKEHPDRTPDFVGALIVEQINTDGIPAAMRRRIDVVAEHGSVALGNALEHNNLFLMPVWRTIGKSKVLVGARMLPKTLAVVGLVLAAVLSLFLIPADFDLHGKGTLEPVVQREVFAPDEGIVTDVLVEHGQTVAAGQELVKLDSTEIDTKIIDINGKIRECAEKIANAAGRIATLDMARQGDDQELERVRIEGERQAAQQMRGSLERQLELLKSKKNSLIVKSPINGTVVTWKPKDKLNARPVGRGEVLLRVADTSQDWELEVRMPEDRMGHIRRAQHASGREDLKVSYILATDPNRTLYGTIKDIEESAEVVQEEGNTVKVRVTINKGEMSDDVMRPDAAVSAKINCGRRSLGYCWFHDVFEFIQSKIFFRW is encoded by the coding sequence ATGAGCACCGAGCAATCTTATCAACCGGAAGCCGTCGATCAGACGCGGCAGCAGATACGCGGATTGGTTCGCGAGATCGAAAGCCTTGCGCGCTCGGAGGTTACGCCCGAAGAATTCTATGAAGGGTTTCTCCATCGGATCGTCGCCGCCTTGGCCGCGATTGGCGGGGCTGTTTGGACGTTTGACGACGACGGCCATTTGACCCTTAGCTCGCATCTCAATTTGGGCGAGACAGGATTGGTCGAAAAGCCGGAAGACCAACAGCGTCACGGCAAGCTGCTGCGAAAAATTCTCGACGGTGGGCAAGATGCGATTGTGCAGCCACAATACACCAACCCGGAAGACGACGTCGCCAACCCGACTGATTTACTGTTGGTCTGCGGCATCTTGAAGAGCGATCAGGAAGTTCGCGGCCTGGTCGAAGTGTTTCAGCGCACCGGCAGCCGCGCCGCAGTGCAGCGCGGCTATTTGACGTTCGTCAAGCAGATGTGCGAGGTTGCCGAGGACTTTCTCAAAACTCGCCAACTTCGGCTATTTACCGACCGGCAGGCGATCTGGACGCAGTTGGAACAATTCACTCGCGTAGCCCACAGCAGCCTGGAACCGCGGGCCGCGGCTTATGCAATCGCCAATGAAGGCCGGCGGCTGATCGAGTCGGATCGCGTCTCGATCGCCATTCGCCGAGGCGGGCGCTGCTCGATCGAAGCCGTCAGCGGCCAAGAAACGTTCGACAAGCGGTCGAACACGGTAGTGTTGCTGGGCAAGCTGGCAACCGTCGTGGTGAAAGCCGGAGAGCCGCTCTGGTATCTTGGCGACACGCGCGATTTAGCGCCGCAAATCGAAGAAGCCGTCGAAGCCTACGTCGATGAATCGCACTCCAAGAACATTGTCGTCCTGCCGCTGGCCAAGCCGCGCGATGAAGAAGAAATCAAAGAGCATCCCGATCGTACACCCGACTTCGTCGGTGCCTTGATCGTCGAGCAAATCAATACCGACGGCATCCCTGCCGCCATGCGCCGCCGGATCGACGTCGTGGCGGAGCACGGCAGCGTCGCTCTCGGCAACGCGCTGGAACACAACAACTTGTTCCTGATGCCCGTCTGGCGAACGATTGGCAAGTCGAAAGTGTTGGTCGGCGCGCGGATGCTGCCGAAAACCCTCGCGGTGGTAGGGCTTGTGCTAGCTGCTGTTTTGTCTCTGTTCTTGATTCCCGCCGATTTCGATCTACACGGCAAAGGGACGTTGGAGCCAGTTGTGCAGCGAGAGGTTTTTGCGCCAGACGAGGGCATTGTTACGGACGTGCTCGTCGAACACGGCCAGACCGTCGCTGCCGGTCAAGAATTGGTGAAACTCGACAGCACCGAAATCGACACGAAAATCATCGACATCAACGGCAAAATCCGCGAATGCGCCGAAAAAATCGCCAACGCGGCAGGGCGAATTGCGACGCTCGACATGGCCAGGCAGGGCGACGACCAAGAACTCGAACGCGTCCGCATTGAAGGTGAACGCCAAGCAGCACAGCAGATGCGCGGTAGCTTGGAAAGGCAATTGGAACTGCTCAAGAGCAAAAAAAACAGTTTGATTGTCAAAAGCCCGATCAACGGAACCGTCGTTACCTGGAAACCGAAAGACAAACTCAACGCCCGTCCGGTAGGTCGCGGCGAAGTGCTGCTGCGCGTCGCCGATACTTCCCAAGACTGGGAGCTTGAGGTGCGAATGCCGGAAGACCGCATGGGACACATTCGGCGCGCTCAACATGCCAGTGGTAGAGAGGATCTCAAGGTTAGCTACATCCTGGCCACGGATCCCAATCGCACGCTGTACGGGACGATCAAGGACATCGAAGAATCGGCCGAGGTCGTTCAAGAAGAAGGCAATACCGTGAAAGTGCGCGTGACGATCAATAAGGGCGAGATGAGCGACGATGTGATGCGACCCGATGCGGCCGTTTCGGCGAAAATCAATTGCGGCCGCCGCTCGCTGGGCTACTGTTGGTTCCACGACGTCTTTGAGTTTATTCAGTCGAAGATCTTCTTCCGCTGGTAG
- a CDS encoding BBP7 family outer membrane beta-barrel protein, with the protein MRRLPLALASTWMAAMTIVASAQNPYGYAPNAMTPGGTPPGIFPGAAQYHAAIPAPPRPKLPRGVSDDGGLLFYNGRPYQDGSNPYGQQMHAAQMAAYQEAVGGAAGDMTPAQQYAANVGQGYGEGYSGGAPSEGYCNDPYCNNAGHPGYLHSLWAWLHGENRGFPGKMGSCWSAGAELVYYRREHEPDRGLVFNTNNDNTLFSAQQLHYEYEPGFRTWLTYMGPSGIAAQFIYLQTDNMDASNTSRGNNNLQVPFPLAANPDTPSFFGADRMTVSSNTDFHSFEANVIYPWSSLQFLAGFRYVEVSDDASIVGQDTDAAGIGRYNVDCINRLYGGQIGVLGQYEAFGLVNFDFVAKTGIYGNASFQHQMITDNQGFDNPFRDASGTNSDVAYVSELNARAVFPLGPTFSIQAGYDVIFINRLALGTQQFDFNVNSAAGTQVHGGRNLIIHGISGGLTAKW; encoded by the coding sequence ATGAGACGTTTGCCTTTGGCACTGGCCAGCACTTGGATGGCCGCGATGACCATCGTCGCCAGTGCCCAAAATCCCTATGGATACGCGCCCAATGCAATGACCCCAGGCGGCACTCCGCCAGGTATTTTTCCGGGTGCGGCCCAATATCATGCCGCGATTCCCGCGCCGCCCAGGCCCAAACTGCCGCGCGGCGTTAGCGACGATGGCGGGCTGCTGTTCTATAACGGCCGTCCGTACCAAGACGGCAGCAACCCCTATGGTCAACAAATGCACGCGGCCCAGATGGCCGCGTATCAAGAAGCGGTCGGCGGCGCTGCAGGCGACATGACTCCGGCTCAACAGTACGCTGCCAACGTTGGTCAGGGATATGGCGAAGGATACTCCGGCGGTGCCCCCAGCGAAGGTTACTGCAACGACCCCTACTGCAACAACGCCGGTCATCCCGGTTATCTGCACAGCCTGTGGGCTTGGTTGCACGGCGAAAATCGAGGGTTCCCCGGCAAAATGGGCTCGTGCTGGTCGGCCGGTGCAGAATTAGTTTATTACCGACGCGAGCACGAACCGGACCGTGGGTTGGTCTTTAATACCAATAACGACAACACCTTGTTTTCGGCCCAACAACTGCACTACGAGTACGAACCCGGCTTCAGAACTTGGCTGACATATATGGGGCCGAGCGGCATTGCCGCACAGTTTATCTATCTTCAGACCGACAATATGGACGCATCGAACACATCGCGCGGCAATAACAATCTTCAAGTGCCGTTCCCCTTGGCCGCCAATCCAGATACCCCATCATTCTTTGGCGCCGATCGAATGACGGTCAGTTCGAACACCGATTTCCATAGTTTTGAAGCGAACGTCATCTATCCTTGGAGCAGCTTGCAATTCCTGGCCGGGTTTCGCTACGTCGAAGTCTCGGACGATGCATCGATTGTCGGTCAAGACACGGACGCGGCCGGAATCGGCCGGTACAATGTCGATTGCATCAATCGGCTCTACGGCGGACAGATCGGCGTTCTCGGCCAATACGAAGCCTTCGGCCTCGTGAACTTCGACTTCGTCGCCAAGACGGGGATATACGGCAACGCCAGCTTCCAGCATCAGATGATCACCGACAATCAAGGATTCGATAATCCATTCCGCGATGCCAGCGGCACCAATAGCGACGTCGCATATGTTTCGGAACTCAATGCGCGGGCTGTATTTCCACTCGGGCCGACGTTCTCGATTCAGGCGGGCTACGATGTGATCTTCATCAACCGCTTGGCGCTCGGCACACAGCAGTTCGATTTCAACGTAAATTCGGCGGCTGGTACGCAAGTGCATGGCGGCCGGAACTTGATCATCCACGGGATCAGCGGCGGTTTGACAGCGAAATGGTAA
- a CDS encoding TatD family hydrolase, whose translation MYYLDPHIHMVSRTTDDYEMLAKMGCVGMSEPAFWAGFDRGSVDGFRDYFRQLTEFEPKRASWYGIAHFTWLCINAKEAENVKLAREVIAMIPEFIHAPAVLGIGEIGLNKNTRNESIVFLEHVQLAEQLGEQILIHTPHLEDKYMGTRMILDMLADFPKLDRRRACVDHVEEHTIRHVLEAGYWAGMTLYPVSKCTPERAVDMVEMYGPERLLVNSAGDWGPSKPTAVPDFILAMRKRGHAESLIRRVVYENPLSFFSQSRNFRFTPPERA comes from the coding sequence ATGTACTACCTCGATCCTCACATCCACATGGTTTCGCGGACCACGGACGACTATGAGATGCTCGCCAAGATGGGCTGCGTCGGCATGAGCGAGCCGGCGTTTTGGGCGGGGTTCGACCGCGGCAGCGTCGATGGCTTTCGCGATTACTTCCGGCAGCTCACGGAGTTCGAGCCGAAGCGCGCCTCGTGGTATGGCATCGCGCATTTCACTTGGCTCTGCATCAATGCCAAGGAAGCGGAAAACGTCAAGCTGGCGCGCGAAGTGATCGCGATGATTCCCGAATTCATTCATGCGCCCGCCGTATTGGGGATCGGCGAAATTGGTCTGAATAAAAACACACGTAACGAATCGATCGTCTTTTTAGAGCATGTTCAGCTTGCTGAGCAACTTGGTGAGCAAATTCTCATCCACACGCCGCACTTGGAAGACAAGTACATGGGCACTCGGATGATTCTCGACATGCTGGCCGACTTTCCAAAACTCGATCGTCGGCGAGCTTGTGTCGATCATGTCGAAGAGCACACGATTCGACATGTGTTGGAAGCAGGCTATTGGGCGGGAATGACCCTCTACCCCGTCAGTAAATGCACTCCGGAACGGGCCGTGGACATGGTCGAAATGTACGGCCCCGAGCGGCTGCTAGTGAATTCAGCCGGCGACTGGGGTCCGTCGAAGCCGACGGCGGTGCCCGATTTCATCTTGGCGATGCGGAAACGGGGCCATGCCGAATCACTCATCCGGCGGGTGGTTTACGAAAACCCGCTGAGCTTCTTCAGCCAAAGTCGCAACTTTCGGTTCACGCCGCCGGAAAGGGCCTGA
- a CDS encoding VCBS repeat-containing protein produces MISQLAARRSDARRKGIGHYFLDGTTMFQRSDVSGSFKSLRLRRRGARRKYPGQRMIARRTACEALEPRNLLTTTLFIDFGEGFAGGKMLTTVGQLQGVAIGPDLGLPGTDVLEFQSLRSEMSKVKFDYNADGLGGTNSDYTFLKSTIMETVARIYEPFDVDVKEAKARSIFDVVSAFNLNTFDPTGEHDAYVFVASIIDTTVGESITDLIGIYGIASGIDLTSGPGGLPGNNETDESVVVCADAVLEDSSRLGFDAGAAMSNVVAHEAGHTFGLRHTVGVATPLVPDQALQNQSDIIRAGGDNPPVNLFNIGMITRYNLMADYDALGTNINPLVTVNSYEKLASDPDIGLNPDFGEYVTGTGAFDDISITRVNDTTALVSVQTYRDSSFSFNAAIDAGPNTYLIDYTGGIVVDTGRSSDRIAIDSALGVNITVRGSQGDNELTVFANGNPNVTFTPEADPAFVPGIPGATSGRIVTTGGGFGTTTIDFTEVTSNSRVVLDGFNKFDYLGPQTGSLNLSMSGASITGKVNGPQGTVGIVGVRFIDVANVTIDTSVVNPAESIDTNDQLVITGAGFAAPGLQNFTFTPGRGNDTLVLEAPNFTLPVLGGAFLYDGGSGNNTIATNSDTSFILNDGSLESTSGGVVQLMRVELARLAGGAGDNSFYVQTWAGTGSIFGLEGDDNFVFGAGADIDTFTGQFTVDGGDGNDTLTLDDSATFDTVNYNIGETRVAGDDTTPTPFGRIYWEPTLDNLVMTGTLGKNIDFVTPSKFLTIKIDALDPPSGTPPLDGDQLSIFFGDAAGRRLIDRGTGNGIWTFTSGEKEIYFENIEFMGSLVAAAAEAGDGRPLVKVYNSLTNELVYKFYAYDQGFKGGVQATMADVNGDGILDVIVAPGAGRSGEVKVFDSALMQALAAFDPRKLVESPDAGAQIGPSIFPEGVGYRSGLHVAAGDVDGDGDIDVITSRDTGRGKIRVYEKTAADTYLRTLTFTPYSKSEGVTKGAVLAVGDVDGDGRDEIVTAPGAGASARIKVWEGESGVRTRQFFGFESRFRNGVSLAVGDADGDGRDEIFVAAGAGGGSRVRTFSQYGTLRNEFKAYSSGNTNAPVQLAARASDPQDKVALYTAQGNDGRTSVIRVLNPLTGTTVDSFFETDPDFGGGIAMG; encoded by the coding sequence GTGATATCCCAGTTGGCGGCACGCCGGTCGGACGCGCGCCGCAAGGGTATCGGCCACTACTTCCTCGACGGCACGACCATGTTTCAGCGATCAGACGTAAGCGGCAGTTTCAAGTCTTTGCGGCTCCGGCGGCGAGGCGCGCGGCGAAAATACCCTGGCCAGCGGATGATTGCTCGTCGCACCGCTTGCGAAGCGCTGGAACCACGCAATCTGCTGACCACCACTTTGTTTATCGATTTCGGCGAAGGCTTTGCCGGCGGCAAGATGCTCACGACAGTGGGGCAATTGCAGGGGGTCGCCATTGGGCCAGATTTAGGATTACCGGGGACCGACGTGTTGGAATTCCAGTCGCTCCGCAGCGAGATGTCGAAGGTCAAATTCGACTACAACGCCGATGGCTTAGGCGGAACGAATTCCGACTACACCTTCCTGAAAAGCACGATCATGGAGACGGTTGCCCGGATCTATGAGCCTTTCGACGTCGACGTGAAAGAAGCCAAGGCACGAAGTATCTTCGATGTCGTGTCGGCCTTTAATCTCAACACCTTCGATCCCACCGGCGAGCACGATGCGTACGTCTTTGTCGCATCGATTATCGATACAACCGTTGGAGAGAGCATCACCGACCTCATTGGGATTTACGGGATCGCATCGGGAATCGACCTGACCAGCGGGCCGGGAGGATTGCCGGGAAACAACGAAACCGATGAATCGGTGGTGGTTTGTGCAGACGCAGTCTTAGAGGACTCCAGCAGGTTGGGATTCGACGCCGGCGCGGCCATGTCGAACGTCGTCGCGCACGAAGCCGGGCACACGTTCGGGCTGCGGCACACCGTTGGTGTCGCCACACCTCTGGTTCCTGACCAGGCGCTGCAGAACCAGTCCGACATTATACGTGCTGGCGGTGACAACCCGCCGGTCAATTTGTTCAATATCGGCATGATCACGCGGTACAACTTGATGGCCGACTATGACGCCTTGGGGACTAATATTAATCCTCTCGTCACCGTCAACTCCTACGAAAAGCTAGCAAGTGATCCCGACATTGGTTTGAACCCCGACTTCGGCGAATATGTGACGGGCACCGGCGCGTTCGACGATATCAGCATCACGCGAGTCAACGACACGACGGCGCTGGTTTCGGTGCAGACCTATCGCGATTCTTCGTTCTCGTTTAACGCGGCGATCGATGCCGGGCCGAACACCTACTTAATCGATTACACCGGCGGCATCGTGGTCGATACTGGGCGCAGCAGCGACCGGATCGCCATCGATTCCGCGCTGGGCGTGAACATTACCGTGCGCGGTAGCCAGGGGGATAACGAACTCACGGTTTTTGCCAACGGCAATCCGAACGTGACCTTCACTCCCGAAGCCGACCCCGCGTTTGTGCCGGGCATCCCGGGGGCTACCAGCGGACGGATCGTAACCACCGGAGGAGGATTTGGGACGACCACAATCGACTTCACCGAAGTCACCTCGAATAGCCGCGTGGTGTTGGATGGCTTCAACAAGTTCGACTACCTAGGGCCGCAGACGGGCAGCCTCAACTTGTCCATGAGCGGTGCCTCGATCACCGGCAAGGTCAATGGGCCGCAAGGCACGGTGGGAATCGTCGGCGTACGCTTCATTGACGTGGCGAACGTGACGATCGACACCTCGGTGGTCAATCCGGCCGAGAGCATCGATACCAACGACCAACTTGTCATCACGGGCGCCGGATTCGCCGCCCCAGGCTTGCAGAACTTCACCTTCACTCCCGGCCGGGGCAACGATACGCTGGTACTCGAAGCCCCCAACTTTACCTTGCCGGTGCTAGGGGGCGCATTTCTCTACGACGGCGGCAGCGGCAACAATACCATCGCCACCAATTCGGACACTAGTTTCATCTTGAACGACGGCAGTCTGGAAAGCACCAGCGGCGGTGTGGTGCAACTGATGCGCGTTGAGCTGGCGCGGCTTGCCGGCGGCGCGGGCGACAATTCGTTCTACGTTCAGACCTGGGCGGGCACAGGCTCGATCTTTGGCCTGGAGGGCGACGACAACTTTGTTTTTGGCGCAGGGGCGGACATCGACACGTTTACGGGCCAGTTCACCGTCGATGGGGGCGATGGAAACGATACGCTGACGCTCGACGATTCGGCCACTTTCGACACCGTCAATTACAATATCGGCGAAACCCGCGTTGCCGGCGACGACACGACGCCCACTCCCTTTGGCCGCATCTACTGGGAACCGACGCTCGACAATCTGGTCATGACCGGCACGCTGGGAAAAAATATCGACTTCGTGACTCCCAGCAAATTCTTGACCATCAAGATCGATGCACTCGACCCGCCCAGCGGCACTCCACCGCTGGATGGCGATCAACTCAGTATTTTCTTCGGCGACGCCGCGGGGCGTCGGCTGATCGACCGCGGCACGGGCAACGGCATCTGGACCTTCACCAGCGGCGAGAAGGAGATCTACTTCGAGAACATCGAGTTCATGGGCTCGTTGGTTGCAGCCGCCGCCGAGGCCGGCGACGGCAGGCCGCTGGTGAAAGTGTACAACTCGCTGACTAACGAGCTGGTCTATAAGTTTTACGCCTACGACCAAGGCTTTAAAGGTGGCGTTCAGGCAACCATGGCCGACGTCAACGGCGACGGCATTCTCGATGTGATCGTGGCGCCGGGTGCGGGGCGCAGCGGCGAAGTCAAAGTCTTCGACAGCGCTTTGATGCAAGCACTGGCGGCGTTTGATCCACGGAAGCTCGTCGAATCGCCAGATGCCGGCGCGCAAATTGGACCGTCGATCTTCCCCGAAGGCGTCGGTTATCGCAGCGGGCTACATGTTGCCGCGGGTGACGTCGATGGCGACGGCGATATCGACGTGATCACGTCGCGTGACACAGGACGCGGCAAGATTCGCGTGTACGAAAAGACGGCCGCCGATACCTATCTCCGCACACTAACGTTCACCCCCTATAGCAAGAGCGAAGGCGTCACCAAAGGCGCAGTCCTCGCCGTCGGCGACGTCGATGGCGACGGCCGCGACGAGATTGTTACAGCGCCCGGTGCCGGAGCATCGGCACGAATTAAGGTTTGGGAAGGCGAAAGCGGAGTTCGCACGCGGCAATTCTTTGGCTTCGAATCGCGATTCAGAAATGGCGTTTCGCTGGCAGTCGGGGATGCCGATGGCGACGGCCGCGATGAAATTTTTGTCGCCGCAGGAGCCGGTGGCGGATCGCGCGTCCGAACGTTCAGCCAATATGGAACCTTGAGGAATGAATTCAAAGCCTATAGCAGTGGAAACACCAATGCTCCGGTTCAATTGGCCGCCCGCGCCAGCGACCCGCAGGACAAAGTGGCGCTCTATACCGCTCAAGGCAACGACGGTCGTACCAGCGTCATTCGCGTGTTAAATCCGCTCACCGGCACGACGGTCGATTCGTTCTTCGAAACCGATCCAGATTTCGGCGGCGGCATTGCCATGGGCTAG